A genomic stretch from Deinococcus radiotolerans includes:
- a CDS encoding Maf family nucleotide pyrophosphatase: MTQPGTGAADAPVVLASGSPRRRELLSGLGVPFTVQVSGEPEDSREADPERLAAELALLKGRAVAREAAGAVVIAADTVVAVGADLLAKPESAAENEVFLRRLSGRTHDVFTGVAVLSGGSEAVEVARTAVTFRTLLPEEIAFYAASGEGLDKAGGYGIQGLGMALVERLDGEYSNVVGFPLSVVTRLLRAAGVPVWGTLGAPGA; encoded by the coding sequence GTGACCCAGCCTGGAACTGGCGCGGCTGACGCGCCGGTGGTCCTCGCCTCGGGCAGTCCGCGCCGGCGGGAACTGCTGTCGGGGCTGGGCGTGCCGTTCACCGTGCAGGTCAGCGGGGAACCCGAGGACAGCCGGGAGGCTGATCCAGAGCGACTGGCGGCCGAACTGGCGCTCCTGAAGGGCCGCGCGGTGGCGCGGGAAGCCGCGGGAGCCGTGGTGATCGCGGCCGACACGGTCGTCGCGGTGGGCGCAGACCTGCTCGCCAAACCGGAATCCGCCGCCGAGAACGAGGTGTTCCTGCGCCGCCTGTCGGGCCGCACCCATGACGTGTTCACCGGCGTGGCCGTCCTGTCCGGCGGGTCCGAGGCGGTGGAGGTGGCCCGTACGGCCGTGACCTTCCGCACCCTCCTGCCCGAGGAGATCGCGTTCTACGCCGCGTCCGGCGAGGGTCTGGACAAGGCGGGCGGCTACGGCATCCAGGGCCTGGGCATGGCCCTCGTGGAGCGCCTGGACGGCGAGTACTCGAACGTGGTGGGCTTTCCGCTGAGTGTCGTGACGCGGCTGCTGCGGGCGGCCGGGGTGCCCGTGTGGGGCACGCTGGGGGCGCCGGGCGCGTGA
- the deoC gene encoding deoxyribose-phosphate aldolase translates to MKLSSFIDHTLLKPTATRADIMKLCAEARDHSFYAVCLNPVFIALAKAELAGSDVKVATVCGFPLGAVSSEQKAVEARLSVEAGADEVDMVIHIGAALDNDWDAVEADVRAVRRAVPDAVLKVIIETCFLNDEQKRGATAAVVRAGADFVKTSTGFGTGGATLDDVRLMADVIAGLGAQERVQIKAAGGVRTPDDARAMIEAGATRLGTSGGVALVAGERTGEGY, encoded by the coding sequence GTGAAGCTGTCCTCGTTCATTGACCATACCCTCCTGAAGCCCACCGCCACCCGCGCGGACATCATGAAACTGTGCGCCGAGGCGCGTGACCACTCGTTCTACGCCGTGTGCCTGAACCCGGTGTTCATCGCGCTGGCCAAGGCCGAACTGGCAGGATCGGACGTGAAGGTGGCCACAGTGTGCGGCTTCCCACTGGGCGCGGTGAGCAGTGAGCAGAAGGCGGTAGAGGCGCGCCTGAGCGTGGAGGCCGGCGCGGACGAGGTGGACATGGTCATCCACATCGGCGCAGCTCTGGACAACGACTGGGACGCCGTCGAGGCCGACGTGCGCGCCGTGCGACGCGCGGTTCCCGACGCCGTGCTGAAGGTGATCATCGAGACCTGCTTCCTGAACGACGAGCAGAAACGCGGGGCGACCGCCGCCGTCGTGCGGGCCGGCGCGGACTTCGTGAAGACCAGCACGGGCTTCGGCACGGGCGGCGCAACGCTGGACGACGTGCGCCTGATGGCCGATGTCATCGCGGGGCTGGGCGCGCAGGAGCGCGTGCAGATCAAGGCGGCGGGCGGGGTGCGCACCCCGGATGACGCGCGGGCCATGATCGAGGCCGGCGCGACGCGCCTGGGCACCTCGGGTGGCGTGGCGCTGGTGGCAGGCGAACGGACCGGCGAGGGGTACTGA
- a CDS encoding DUF4442 domain-containing protein, whose translation MTHPAPLPAFAVAAVKKALHGIPMNATVGVQITDVGIGWATGEAPDTAPFRNHLGTIHAGVQFLLAEAVSGAAFAGAFAAQLAGAVPLIEKLETHYVNRAVGDLTARAEAADPAQITAAHTEFAQDGRARLIITVTVQDGEHKDVMRATAHWYLRARPQA comes from the coding sequence ATGACCCACCCTGCCCCCCTGCCCGCCTTCGCCGTCGCCGCCGTCAAAAAAGCGCTGCACGGCATCCCCATGAACGCCACCGTCGGCGTGCAGATCACCGACGTGGGGATCGGCTGGGCCACCGGAGAGGCCCCGGACACGGCGCCCTTCCGCAACCACCTGGGCACCATCCACGCGGGCGTGCAGTTCCTGCTGGCCGAGGCCGTCAGTGGCGCGGCGTTCGCCGGAGCCTTCGCGGCGCAGCTGGCCGGCGCCGTGCCCCTGATCGAGAAGCTGGAAACGCACTACGTCAACCGCGCCGTGGGCGACCTGACCGCGCGGGCCGAAGCGGCCGACCCGGCCCAGATCACCGCCGCCCACACCGAATTCGCGCAGGACGGCCGCGCGCGCCTGATCATCACCGTGACCGTCCAGGACGGCGAGCACAAGGACGTGATGCGCGCTACGGCACACTGGTACCTCCGCGCGCGCCCGCAGGCGTAA
- a CDS encoding AAA family ATPase, with product MTAVLLTGMSGAGKSTALLELARRGYRVLDTDAEEWNEWVQAPDGPDWVWRLDRLHTLLDEAGQSPLVLAGCRSNQGALYQRLGAVVLLTAPLPVLLERVQTRDNPYGRSAPDRARIAEHVGWVEPLLRASATLVLDTAVLSAAQVADRVERLLSSSAQGSAARR from the coding sequence ATGACAGCGGTGCTGCTCACCGGCATGTCCGGCGCCGGGAAAAGCACCGCCCTGCTGGAACTGGCGCGGCGCGGTTACCGCGTGCTGGACACCGACGCCGAGGAATGGAACGAGTGGGTGCAGGCGCCAGACGGCCCGGACTGGGTGTGGCGTCTGGACCGCCTGCACACACTGCTCGACGAGGCCGGGCAGTCCCCGCTGGTGCTGGCCGGGTGCCGCAGCAACCAGGGGGCGCTGTACCAGCGCCTGGGCGCAGTGGTGCTCCTGACGGCGCCCCTGCCGGTCCTGCTGGAGCGGGTGCAGACACGCGACAACCCGTACGGCCGCTCCGCGCCAGACCGGGCGCGCATCGCGGAGCACGTGGGCTGGGTCGAGCCGCTGCTCCGGGCGTCAGCGACGCTGGTGCTGGACACCGCGGTGCTGTCGGCCGCGCAGGTGGCCGACCGGGTGGAACGCCTCCTGAGCAGTTCGGCGCAGGGGTCCGCTGCCCGGCGCTGA
- the mce gene encoding methylmalonyl-CoA epimerase yields the protein MTALLLDHVAIATADLDAGSAPYVALGLHPEGPDEEVGGQGVRVRAFQVGETLIELLMPTREDSPVAVFLARRGPGLHHTAYRVEDLDAEMTRLRADGARFLSDAPAPGRAGSRVAFLHPKWGEGTLIELVEHSHGGPA from the coding sequence ATGACTGCATTACTGCTCGATCATGTGGCGATCGCGACCGCCGACCTGGACGCGGGCTCCGCACCCTACGTGGCGCTGGGCCTCCACCCGGAAGGGCCCGACGAGGAGGTGGGCGGCCAGGGGGTCCGCGTCCGCGCCTTTCAGGTCGGGGAGACCCTAATCGAGCTGCTCATGCCGACCCGGGAGGACAGCCCGGTCGCGGTCTTCCTGGCGCGCCGCGGTCCGGGCCTGCATCACACGGCGTACCGCGTGGAGGACCTGGACGCCGAGATGACACGCCTGCGCGCGGACGGGGCGCGCTTCCTGAGTGACGCGCCCGCGCCGGGCCGGGCCGGATCCCGCGTGGCCTTCTTGCACCCCAAGTGGGGCGAGGGCACCCTGATCGAACTGGTCGAGCATTCGCACGGCGGACCCGCTTGA
- a CDS encoding VanZ family protein, giving the protein MGVIWWLSAQPHTPGPSLEHPKDWAAHFTAYLALAFCLARATGRRSAALLIAAWFGALDEVHQAFVPPREAGVQDWLFDVAGAWLGTRLAVRSAPVAPPEGAGVHAT; this is encoded by the coding sequence ATGGGCGTCATCTGGTGGCTGAGTGCGCAGCCGCACACGCCAGGGCCGTCCCTGGAGCACCCGAAGGACTGGGCCGCGCATTTCACGGCCTACCTGGCGCTGGCGTTCTGCCTGGCGCGCGCCACCGGCCGGCGGAGCGCGGCGCTGCTGATCGCGGCGTGGTTCGGCGCGCTGGACGAGGTGCACCAGGCGTTCGTGCCCCCGCGCGAGGCGGGCGTGCAGGACTGGCTGTTCGACGTGGCGGGCGCGTGGCTGGGCACCCGGCTGGCCGTGCGGAGCGCGCCGGTGGCGCCCCCAGAGGGGGCCGGCGTTCACGCGACCTGA
- a CDS encoding AAA family ATPase, with protein sequence MTAPTLPPAQASHVAALHAALTQLDGVILGKGPQIRLAVACLLARGHLLIEDQPGVGKTTLAQALARTCGLHFRRVQFTADLLPADLTGVSVWDATSSAFRFVEGPVFSELLLADEINRATPRTQGALLEAMEERQVSEGGVTRPLPEPFFVIATQNPAAFVGTSPLPEAQLDRFLMTVTLGYPDPRAERQLLETGGRSLAVRDLPPVLNAGTLIAMQAEVDAVHAAPPLLDYLQLLARATREHPDLTGGLSPRGLLALLAAARAWAYLHGRSMTLPEDVQAVFPSLAAHRLNPRPGADVAAVLTRVLRDTPIP encoded by the coding sequence ATGACCGCTCCGACCCTTCCGCCCGCGCAGGCCAGTCACGTGGCCGCGCTGCATGCGGCCCTCACGCAACTGGACGGGGTGATCCTGGGCAAGGGCCCTCAGATTCGCCTGGCAGTCGCCTGTCTGCTGGCGCGCGGGCACCTGCTCATCGAGGACCAGCCCGGGGTGGGGAAGACCACGCTGGCGCAGGCGCTGGCGCGCACGTGCGGCCTGCACTTCCGGCGCGTGCAGTTCACGGCCGACCTCCTCCCGGCCGACCTGACCGGCGTGAGCGTCTGGGACGCGACCAGCAGCGCCTTCCGCTTCGTGGAGGGCCCGGTCTTCAGCGAACTGCTGCTGGCGGATGAGATCAACCGCGCCACGCCCCGCACGCAGGGTGCCCTGCTGGAAGCGATGGAGGAGCGGCAGGTCTCGGAGGGCGGCGTGACGCGCCCCCTGCCCGAGCCGTTCTTCGTGATTGCCACGCAGAACCCGGCGGCGTTCGTGGGCACCAGCCCCCTGCCCGAAGCGCAGCTGGACCGCTTCCTGATGACCGTCACGCTGGGCTACCCGGACCCGCGCGCCGAGCGGCAACTGCTGGAAACCGGGGGGCGCAGCCTGGCCGTGCGGGACCTGCCGCCCGTCCTGAACGCCGGCACCCTGATCGCCATGCAGGCGGAGGTGGACGCCGTTCACGCCGCGCCGCCCCTGCTGGATTACCTGCAACTGCTGGCCCGCGCCACCCGCGAGCACCCGGACCTGACGGGCGGCCTGAGCCCCCGCGGTCTGCTGGCCCTACTGGCCGCGGCGCGCGCCTGGGCTTACCTGCACGGGCGCAGCATGACCCTGCCGGAGGACGTGCAGGCCGTCTTCCCGTCGCTGGCCGCGCACCGCCTGAACCCCCGCCCCGGCGCGGACGTCGCGGCGGTCCTGACGCGCGTGCTGCGCGACACGCCCATTCCCTGA
- a CDS encoding transglutaminaseTgpA domain-containing protein: MAWRHRLRAAPTGFGVAFLLLVALTLIGCVNYALSLGYGLTFLLAGVWVLAAAQALRAARDLSVTAHAGGTVQAGQLLPVTLRARGGRRGVVRATLTSTQGSAAGSVHLDSGSDLTLTLPTTARGPLDVHVSLRALDRLGLWQVPLPQPDPLTVLIHPSPEPGAPPPPERALPGQGDGAGRGPGDEDFSGLRPYQPGDSPRQVSWRHVARTGQLLTRETDAAQGRARLLDWHDAPGDPEARAARLSAWVHALHGQDQAYALHLPTETLPTGTGDLQRQAALNALALQPPLPAPRPPARMAAPPLDGRALLWTLLALTVTLAPGALRQPWWLTGLIAALLAHTVLRARSARITPLPTWLLGLLAVAGGAALNATYGTLLGRDAGTAFLAFLAALKAAESHARRDQAVLTLLGLFVTSTGFFFSQGPVTALYAVACAALLLTAASTRLGAAPPLTRAELSARLTPTVRLLALAAPLTVALFVLFPRPDAPLWQLPVQSQNMTGLNNEVSAGSFTNLAQSADVAFRADFQGALPPPAERYWRGPVLEAFDGLTWRQIRGPGPMPSIEATGAPVTYDLTLEPSGTPWLLGLDAVVRVPQGAFITSAFQAVTPRTVSTRRRVTLVSQPALLGRQESQDRLNFTTALPGGQNPRTLALARPWQALPPQERVQAALAFLRQGNFTYTLNPPLLPQQNRTDAFLFASRQGFCEHYASAFAVLMRAAGLSARVVTGYLGGEVNPDGNYLIVRQRDAHAWTEVWLPGRGWVRVDPTAAIAPARVNADLSTALSQPTASAARPPGQLERLRLKLDTWQNRWNTLIVEYDGEQQTALLSRLGVQGGAQTLWWLVLPALLLTLLPAYTWMRRPARPTDPAQRLWQDLTRLLGEAHPGETPSTYAQRQSAEHPHLAAPLRDAVTAYQTARYAPGEPDAALSELRGALRALRGMRHRARR; the protein is encoded by the coding sequence ATGGCGTGGCGTCACCGGCTGCGCGCGGCCCCCACCGGCTTCGGGGTGGCCTTCCTGCTGCTCGTCGCGCTGACCCTGATCGGCTGCGTGAACTACGCCCTGAGCCTCGGCTATGGGCTGACGTTCCTGCTGGCCGGAGTGTGGGTGCTGGCGGCGGCTCAGGCGCTCCGCGCGGCGCGGGACCTGAGCGTCACGGCGCACGCCGGGGGAACCGTTCAGGCCGGCCAGCTACTGCCGGTCACGCTGCGCGCCCGCGGTGGACGCCGGGGCGTCGTGCGCGCCACCCTGACCTCCACGCAGGGGAGCGCCGCGGGCAGCGTCCACCTGGACAGCGGCTCGGACCTGACCCTGACGCTCCCCACCACCGCGCGCGGCCCCCTGGACGTGCACGTGAGCCTGCGGGCCCTGGACCGCCTGGGCCTGTGGCAGGTGCCCCTGCCCCAGCCCGACCCGCTGACCGTCCTGATTCACCCCTCGCCGGAACCGGGCGCGCCCCCACCCCCCGAGCGGGCGCTGCCCGGCCAGGGCGACGGGGCAGGCCGGGGACCCGGCGACGAGGACTTCTCTGGCCTGCGGCCCTACCAGCCCGGCGACTCCCCCCGGCAGGTGTCGTGGCGGCACGTGGCGCGCACCGGGCAGCTCCTGACCCGCGAGACGGACGCCGCGCAGGGCCGCGCGCGCCTGCTCGACTGGCACGACGCACCCGGCGACCCGGAAGCCCGCGCCGCCCGGCTGAGCGCCTGGGTGCACGCACTGCACGGCCAGGACCAGGCGTACGCGCTGCACCTGCCCACCGAGACCCTCCCAACCGGAACTGGCGACCTGCAGCGGCAGGCGGCGCTGAACGCCCTGGCGCTCCAGCCGCCCCTGCCCGCGCCGCGCCCGCCCGCGCGCATGGCCGCGCCGCCCCTTGACGGGCGGGCGCTGCTGTGGACGCTGCTGGCCCTGACCGTCACGCTCGCCCCCGGCGCGCTGCGGCAGCCCTGGTGGCTGACCGGCCTGATCGCCGCGCTGCTGGCCCACACCGTCCTACGCGCCCGGTCGGCACGGATCACGCCGCTCCCCACCTGGCTGCTGGGCCTGCTGGCCGTTGCGGGCGGCGCCGCGCTGAACGCCACCTACGGCACGCTGCTCGGCCGTGACGCGGGCACGGCGTTCCTGGCGTTCCTGGCCGCGCTGAAAGCCGCGGAAAGTCACGCCCGGCGCGACCAGGCGGTCCTGACCCTGCTGGGCCTGTTCGTGACCAGCACCGGCTTCTTCTTCAGCCAGGGGCCCGTGACCGCGCTGTACGCCGTGGCCTGCGCCGCCCTGCTCCTGACGGCCGCCTCAACCCGCCTGGGCGCCGCACCGCCCCTGACGCGCGCCGAGTTGAGCGCCCGCCTCACCCCGACCGTGCGGTTGCTGGCCCTGGCGGCGCCGCTGACCGTGGCGCTGTTCGTGCTGTTCCCCCGCCCGGACGCCCCACTCTGGCAGCTGCCCGTCCAGAGTCAGAACATGACCGGCCTGAACAACGAGGTCAGCGCCGGGTCCTTCACGAACCTCGCGCAGAGCGCGGACGTGGCGTTCCGCGCTGACTTTCAGGGCGCGCTGCCGCCCCCCGCCGAGCGGTACTGGCGCGGCCCCGTCCTTGAGGCCTTCGACGGCCTGACCTGGCGGCAGATCCGGGGGCCCGGACCCATGCCCAGCATCGAGGCCACGGGCGCCCCCGTCACGTACGACCTTACCCTGGAACCCAGCGGCACGCCGTGGCTGCTGGGCCTGGACGCCGTGGTGCGCGTCCCGCAGGGTGCGTTCATCACCAGCGCCTTCCAGGCCGTCACGCCCCGTACCGTCAGCACGCGCCGCCGCGTGACCCTCGTCAGTCAACCGGCCCTGCTGGGCCGCCAGGAAAGTCAGGACCGCCTGAACTTCACCACCGCCCTGCCCGGTGGGCAGAACCCCCGCACGCTGGCCCTCGCGCGGCCCTGGCAGGCCCTGCCCCCCCAGGAGCGCGTGCAGGCCGCCCTGGCGTTCCTGCGGCAGGGCAACTTCACGTACACCCTGAACCCACCCCTGCTGCCCCAGCAGAACCGCACTGACGCGTTCCTGTTCGCCAGCCGCCAGGGCTTCTGCGAGCACTACGCCAGTGCCTTCGCCGTCCTGATGCGCGCCGCCGGCCTGAGTGCCCGGGTCGTCACCGGCTACCTGGGCGGCGAGGTGAACCCGGACGGCAACTATCTGATCGTGCGGCAACGGGACGCGCACGCCTGGACGGAAGTCTGGCTGCCCGGCCGCGGCTGGGTGCGGGTGGACCCCACCGCTGCCATCGCCCCCGCCCGCGTGAACGCAGACCTGAGCACCGCCCTGTCGCAGCCCACCGCTAGCGCCGCGCGCCCCCCGGGCCAGCTGGAGCGCCTGCGCCTGAAACTGGACACCTGGCAGAACCGCTGGAACACCTTGATCGTCGAGTACGACGGCGAGCAGCAGACCGCCCTGCTGTCCCGCCTGGGCGTGCAGGGCGGCGCGCAGACCCTCTGGTGGCTGGTCCTGCCGGCGCTGCTGCTGACCCTGCTGCCCGCATACACCTGGATGCGCCGCCCCGCGCGGCCCACCGATCCCGCGCAGCGCCTCTGGCAGGACCTGACCCGGCTGCTGGGCGAGGCGCACCCCGGTGAGACACCCAGCACGTACGCGCAGCGGCAGTCTGCCGAGCACCCCCACCTCGCGGCGCCGCTGCGCGACGCCGTGACGGCGTATCAGACCGCCCGCTACGCCCCGGGTGAGCCGGACGCGGCCCTGAGCGAACTGCGCGGCGCCCTGCGGGCCCTCCGGGGCATGCGTCACCGCGCGCGGCGCTGA
- a CDS encoding pyroglutamyl-peptidase I, whose translation MPTLLLTGFEPFHTHPVNPSALAAQALHGRTLGGYVIEGALLPVEPGAARERLDSLLEWLTPDAVLLTGLASGRPQVTLERVAVNVMDYRIPDNAGRQYQDAPVAEDAPAAYLSTLPLRATLRAWRDAGIPGAISDTAGTFVCNTVMYHALHVLHAAGREEVPCGFLHLPANAEVALAEPRPVPYLPQDELTRAVEVAARAAIQ comes from the coding sequence ATGCCCACCCTACTGCTGACCGGCTTCGAGCCCTTCCACACGCATCCCGTGAATCCCAGTGCCCTGGCGGCGCAGGCGCTGCACGGCCGCACGCTGGGCGGGTACGTCATCGAGGGAGCGCTGCTGCCCGTGGAGCCCGGCGCGGCCCGCGAGCGGCTGGACTCGCTGCTGGAGTGGCTGACGCCGGACGCGGTGCTGCTGACCGGGCTGGCCAGCGGGCGGCCGCAGGTGACGCTGGAGCGGGTGGCGGTGAACGTCATGGATTACCGCATTCCGGACAACGCGGGCCGCCAGTACCAGGACGCGCCGGTGGCCGAGGACGCCCCAGCGGCGTACCTGAGCACCCTGCCGCTGCGGGCCACGCTGCGCGCCTGGCGGGACGCGGGCATTCCCGGGGCGATCAGCGACACGGCGGGCACGTTCGTGTGCAACACGGTGATGTATCACGCGCTGCACGTCCTGCACGCGGCGGGGCGGGAGGAGGTGCCGTGCGGGTTCCTGCACCTGCCGGCGAACGCGGAGGTGGCGCTGGCCGAGCCCAGACCCGTACCGTACCTGCCGCAGGATGAGCTGACCCGCGCGGTCGAGGTCGCCGCCCGGGCCGCCATTCAGTAG
- a CDS encoding DNA-formamidopyrimidine glycosylase: MPELPEVETTRRKIEPLLLGRTILEVQHDAPHKYRDTHLAAGRRVTGLSRRGKYLMLHLAAGDAAHDQDPAVPHDLEFIVHLGMTGGFRLESGKHTRVTLRTDAGDLYFDDPRRFGKMAVVRPGEYAGMPTLAAMGPEPLSDDFTEDEFIALAAQAGAVKPWLLSQKPVSGVGNIYADESLWMAGLHPTQTRLTREEAGRLYHAIRDVMGRAVEAGGSSLGQGQGNYRQHDGLSGLFQHAHNVYGKGGEPCPRCGTPIEKSVVAQRGTHHCPQCQPVRREQA; this comes from the coding sequence ATGCCTGAACTGCCGGAAGTGGAAACGACGCGCCGCAAGATCGAGCCGCTGCTGCTGGGCCGCACGATTCTGGAGGTGCAGCACGACGCGCCGCACAAGTACCGCGACACGCACCTCGCCGCCGGGCGCCGCGTGACGGGCCTCTCCAGGCGCGGGAAGTACCTGATGCTGCACCTCGCCGCTGGGGACGCCGCGCACGATCAGGACCCGGCCGTCCCGCACGACCTTGAATTCATCGTGCACCTCGGGATGACCGGCGGCTTCCGCCTGGAGAGCGGCAAGCACACCCGCGTGACCCTGCGCACCGACGCCGGGGACCTGTACTTCGACGATCCGCGCCGCTTCGGGAAGATGGCCGTCGTGCGGCCCGGCGAGTACGCGGGCATGCCCACCCTGGCCGCCATGGGCCCCGAACCCCTCTCCGACGACTTCACCGAGGACGAGTTCATCGCGCTGGCCGCGCAGGCGGGCGCCGTGAAACCCTGGCTGCTGTCCCAGAAGCCCGTCAGCGGGGTAGGCAACATCTACGCCGACGAGAGCCTCTGGATGGCCGGGCTGCACCCCACCCAGACCCGCCTGACCCGCGAGGAAGCCGGGCGGCTGTACCACGCGATCCGCGACGTGATGGGCCGCGCCGTCGAGGCGGGCGGCAGCAGCCTCGGCCAGGGACAGGGCAACTACCGCCAGCACGACGGGCTGTCCGGACTGTTCCAGCACGCGCACAACGTGTACGGCAAGGGCGGCGAACCCTGCCCCCGCTGCGGCACCCCCATCGAGAAGAGCGTCGTCGCGCAGCGCGGCACCCACCACTGCCCCCAGTGCCAGCCCGTGCGCCGGGAGCAGGCATGA
- the pdxH gene encoding pyridoxamine 5'-phosphate oxidase gives MTDLTGLRLSYTRAELRRADLNPDPLAQFQGWLQEAIDTDLREPYALSLATAGAGGRPSVRTVLLRGATPAGLTFYTNYDSHKGRDLSANPQAELLFHWPELERQVRAYGPVSRVPDEESDAYFHARPRESQLAAHASDPQSAPVSGREALEAAFAALHDRFPEGTEVPRPDFWGGFRVAVQEWEFWQGRANRMHDRFTYVRHAGDWLIQRLMP, from the coding sequence ATGACCGACCTGACCGGGCTGCGGCTGTCCTACACCCGCGCCGAACTGCGCCGCGCCGACCTGAACCCCGATCCCCTCGCCCAGTTTCAGGGCTGGTTGCAGGAGGCCATCGACACGGACCTGCGTGAGCCTTACGCGCTGAGCCTCGCCACGGCCGGCGCGGGCGGGCGGCCCAGCGTGCGGACCGTGCTGCTGCGCGGCGCGACGCCGGCGGGCCTGACCTTCTACACGAACTACGACTCGCACAAGGGCCGCGACCTGAGCGCCAACCCGCAGGCGGAACTGCTGTTCCACTGGCCCGAATTGGAACGGCAGGTGCGCGCCTACGGCCCGGTGAGCCGCGTCCCGGACGAGGAGAGTGACGCGTACTTCCACGCTCGCCCACGCGAGTCTCAGCTGGCCGCGCACGCCAGTGACCCGCAGAGTGCCCCCGTCTCTGGCCGTGAGGCGCTGGAGGCCGCCTTCGCGGCCCTCCACGACCGCTTCCCGGAGGGAACCGAGGTGCCCCGCCCGGACTTCTGGGGGGGCTTCCGAGTCGCCGTGCAGGAGTGGGAGTTCTGGCAGGGCCGCGCCAACCGCATGCACGACCGCTTCACGTATGTCAGGCATGCGGGCGACTGGCTGATCCAGCGGCTGATGCCGTAA
- a CDS encoding ATP cone domain-containing protein, which produces MTHPELRVGSARTTFPFSRGLLVESLVNAGASAPVASAVSRRVEQQLRLARRTLVSPAELKALMVEVARDVAGPEVAQAAQAQTPAFQDIFVTAKKGDLPFSRGVLARTLEDAGLSGKDAYATASVVDVRLRQQGVTSLSAEEIDNRTEAALAERYGEHLRLTYRYLRHNRGKLGVLGEGSSVPSPFSKGILVQSMLAAGVTPDVARKVARVTQRDLRGRDDRVIPRHEIRQKVEALLRDEVGPDVSARYRLLRVIRRPPRPVIVLLGGVSGTGKSFLAAEIAYRLGIARVVSTDSIREVMRAMVSPALLPTLHASTFNAWEALLPPGAPRPEHPDQATLIAGFRDQVQQVSVGLSAVVQRSVQEGSSLVLEGVHLVPGYIRADSYAGAIVVPLLVTLPDADEHRRHFESRDTETAASRPLHRYMGYFREIRAMQDELEALARQYDVPLLDGLTLDESAEQAVDVVLRRVLIALTAEERRALLGEDHADMTFGSS; this is translated from the coding sequence ATGACGCACCCGGAACTGCGGGTGGGCTCAGCCCGGACCACCTTTCCCTTCAGCCGCGGCCTGCTGGTCGAGTCCCTAGTGAACGCCGGGGCCAGCGCGCCCGTAGCGTCCGCCGTGTCCCGCCGCGTCGAGCAGCAGCTGCGCCTGGCGCGCCGCACGCTGGTCAGCCCGGCGGAACTCAAGGCCCTGATGGTCGAGGTGGCCCGCGACGTGGCCGGTCCCGAAGTCGCGCAGGCCGCGCAGGCACAGACGCCGGCCTTCCAGGACATCTTCGTGACGGCGAAGAAGGGTGATCTGCCCTTCAGCCGGGGCGTGCTGGCCCGCACGCTGGAGGACGCGGGCCTGTCCGGCAAGGACGCCTACGCGACGGCCAGCGTCGTGGACGTGCGGCTGCGCCAGCAGGGCGTGACCAGCCTGAGCGCCGAGGAGATCGACAACCGCACCGAGGCCGCGCTGGCCGAACGGTACGGCGAGCACCTGCGCCTGACCTACCGCTACCTGCGGCACAACCGCGGGAAGCTGGGCGTGCTGGGCGAGGGCAGCAGCGTCCCCAGTCCGTTCAGCAAGGGCATCCTGGTACAGAGCATGCTCGCGGCGGGCGTGACGCCGGACGTGGCGCGCAAGGTGGCCCGCGTGACCCAGCGGGACCTGCGCGGCCGGGACGACCGGGTCATTCCCCGCCACGAGATCCGCCAGAAGGTCGAAGCACTCCTGCGGGACGAGGTCGGCCCGGACGTCAGTGCGCGCTACCGCCTGCTGCGCGTGATCCGCCGCCCGCCGCGCCCGGTGATCGTGCTGCTGGGCGGCGTGAGCGGCACCGGCAAGAGCTTCCTGGCCGCCGAGATCGCCTACCGCCTGGGCATCGCGCGGGTCGTGAGCACCGACTCGATCCGCGAGGTCATGCGCGCCATGGTCTCCCCCGCCCTGCTGCCCACACTGCACGCCAGCACCTTCAACGCCTGGGAGGCGCTGCTGCCGCCCGGCGCGCCCCGCCCGGAACACCCGGACCAGGCCACCCTGATCGCAGGGTTCCGGGATCAGGTGCAGCAGGTCAGCGTAGGCCTGAGTGCCGTCGTGCAGCGCAGCGTGCAGGAGGGCAGCAGTCTGGTCCTGGAGGGCGTGCATCTGGTTCCCGGGTACATCCGCGCGGACTCGTACGCGGGCGCGATCGTGGTGCCGCTGCTGGTGACGCTGCCCGACGCGGACGAGCACCGCCGCCACTTCGAGAGCCGCGACACTGAGACGGCCGCCAGTCGCCCCCTGCACCGCTACATGGGCTACTTCCGCGAGATCCGCGCCATGCAGGACGAACTGGAGGCTCTGGCCCGCCAGTACGACGTGCCGCTGCTGGACGGCCTGACCCTGGACGAGAGCGCCGAGCAGGCCGTGGACGTGGTGCTGCGGCGCGTGCTGATCGCCCTGACAGCCGAGGAACGCCGGGCCCTGCTGGGCGAGGACCACGCGGACATGACCTTCGGCAGCAGCTGA